CGGCGGATGAGAATTGGCCCCTGAGCGATATCTATAAAGAGGCTGCCTCCGCTGAGGTACAAGCCGGCATCGACGCTGCCGTGGCAGCTGCAAAGGATGTGGACGTGATCATCGCTTGCGTTGGGGAAACGGATGCTCAATGCCGCGAGTCGCAAAGCCGCATCAGCCTTGATTTGCCGGGTTACCAGAACGAGCTCTTGCAGGCCCTGAAGGCAGCAGGCAAGCCGATCGTTCTCGTTTTTTCCAATGGTCGTCCTCTCAGCGCTCAATACGCTATCCGTAACTTCCCATCTATCGTTGAAATGTGGTTCCCAGGGGAAGACGGAGGAGAGGCCCTGGCTGACGTATTGTTTGGCAACTACAATCCGGCGGGACGTTTACCAGTCACTGTCGCTCAATCCGTGGGGCAGTTGCCCTTGAATTTCCCGAGTAAGCCTGGTTCTCAAGATGTGGACTACGGGCAGGTCAACGGATCGCTTTTCTCTTTTGGACATGGTCTGAGCTACACGAAGTTTAAGTACGAAGGTTTGTCTTTAAGCGATGATGAGATCACCGCTGGCGATGAAGTCACCGTCGAACTAAGCGTCAAGAACGTTGGCGATCGGGATGGCGACGAGGTCGTGCAGCTGTATTTGAGAGACGATTACAGCAGCGCTACAACCTATGACCAACGTCTGGTCGGCTTTAAGCGAGTACATATCCGAATGGGCGAAACGGCTAAGGTCGAGTTTACCCTCTCGAAGGAGCACATGGAATTTTACAAGACCGGAGAGGGCTGGCTGATCGAGCCAGGTGGATTCACGGTTTGGGTGGGAGCTTCATCTTCCGATCTGCGACTTCGTAGTCGTTTCGCCGTAACTGACGAAAATGGAGAGGTGCCCGAGGAGCATGAGATCCAGGAGGAATGGGTCGATCCAATCTAATTTGGGTTATATTAGTGTGTTAATCACTACTTGATGCCAGCGGTGGGGTAGCCGCTGGCATCTCACTTTTAAAAGTCCTATTGGGAGTGTTTATGATGAGCTTGCGAAGAGGGTATTGCACGAAAGAGTGTGTTGTGAATATCGCCTATTTTGCAGGGGAAGGGCTAGGCTTAGGTAAGGCTTGGGTTATCCTGGTCTTAGCGGTCATTTCCTCTTGTTTGGTATCCGCGAATCAACGTCAGGCATT
This region of Pelagicoccus albus genomic DNA includes:
- a CDS encoding glycoside hydrolase family 3 C-terminal domain-containing protein, coding for KKAITQGGALGVMSSYNDYDGIPVQASKLFLQDILRDEWGFEGYVVSDSGAVEFLYEKHRVAATPKEAIRLSVEAGLNIRTHFTQPEEYAEPLAELVEEGRLSMDTIDSRVSDILRVKFRLGLFDDPYETKSIDTDLVVRSEENLAISHQASRESIILLKNEGELLPLEGDYQKILVTGPMADDQRAWWSRYGAQRLDYVTPLEGIRSALDGKVEIVYVKGVEAADENWPLSDIYKEAASAEVQAGIDAAVAAAKDVDVIIACVGETDAQCRESQSRISLDLPGYQNELLQALKAAGKPIVLVFSNGRPLSAQYAIRNFPSIVEMWFPGEDGGEALADVLFGNYNPAGRLPVTVAQSVGQLPLNFPSKPGSQDVDYGQVNGSLFSFGHGLSYTKFKYEGLSLSDDEITAGDEVTVELSVKNVGDRDGDEVVQLYLRDDYSSATTYDQRLVGFKRVHIRMGETAKVEFTLSKEHMEFYKTGEGWLIEPGGFTVWVGASSSDLRLRSRFAVTDENGEVPEEHEIQEEWVDPI